Proteins from one Plasmodium gaboni strain SY75 chromosome 4, whole genome shotgun sequence genomic window:
- a CDS encoding hypothetical protein (conserved Plasmodium protein, unknown function): MKEYENFDMIKKKFSPLLFIFRRDEENEIKKYSKKCTLVNLVKKNNPAPPKETTEITRSRPNVFLTNTFHNNIERPFNTFNRFHHNDIKERGKYFTTKDMIKNRELAYGKNLALNNVVINSKYFPTIINNNIIKYSKEDKDLLRKLDKEYVIVSKVYTYIREDRSLYIYIF; the protein is encoded by the coding sequence atgaaggaatatgaaaattttgacatgattaaaaagaaattcAGTCCtttactttttatattccgaagagatgaagaaaatgaaataaaaaaatattcgAAAAAATGTACCTTGGTAAATcttgtaaaaaaaaataatccAGCTCCCCCGAAAGAAACAACAGAGATAACTAGAAGTAGACCAAATGTTTTTTTGACTAATACatttcataataatatagaaagACCCTTTAATACATTCAACAGATTTCATcataatgatataaaagaaaGAGGGAAATATTTTACTACCAAGgatatgataaaaaatagaGAATTAGCTTATGGTAAAAATCTTGCTTTAAACAATGTTGTTATAAATTCTAAATATTTTCCAacaattataaataataatataataaaatattcaaaagAAGATAAAGACCTCTTAAGAAAATTAGATAAAGAATATGTAATTGTAAGTAAAgtatacacatatattaGGGAAGATAGaagtttatatatttatatcttttag